The genomic region TGGACCGGGCGTTCAGGCGGGCGGTGACCGTGGACCGGCTGCCGGTCGAGGACGTCGTCGCGGCCATCTCGGCCAATCCGGCCAGGCTGCTCGGCCTGTACGACCGGGTGGGCTCGCTGGAGCCGGGCAAGGACGCGGACCTGGTGGTGCTGGACTCCGACTTCGAGGTCAAGGGCGTGATGCGCCGGGGCGCATGGGTGGTGGAACCGCGGCTGGGGTGACGCAATCCCCTGTTGCCGTACGGCGGTTGGCCCGCAGGACTGGGCCGACCGCCGTTCCCTTTGACATGATCGGGTCTCCGGGACGGCCGGCAAGCGCGTTCTGGGTGTCCGCTTGATGAATCTCTTTGACGAACGTCTTTGACGAACGTCCTTGAATCTCTTTGATCAATCTCTTCGAGGGAGGCCGGGCCCAGGTGATCCTCACGGTCACGCTGAACACCGCTCTCGACATCACCTATCGCGTACGGGGGCTGCGCCCGCACACCTCGCACCGCGTCACCGAGGTGACCGAACGGCCCGGCGGCAAGGGCCTGAACGTGGCCCGGGTGCTCGCCGCCCTCGGCCACGAGGTGACGGCGACGGGCTTCGCGGGCGGGGCGACCGGGCGGGCCGTCCAGGAGCAACTCACGTACACACCAGGTGTCGTGGACGCGCTGGTCCCGGTGGCGGGCGCGACCCGTCGCACGATCGCGGTGGCCGACACGACGACCGGTGACACGACTCAACTCAACGAGCCTGGCCCGTCGATCACTTCGGCCGAGTGGTCCGCCTTCAAGGAGGCGTACGAGCATCTGCTGCGGTCCTCCTCGGCGGTGGCGCTGTGCGGCAGTCTGCCGCCCGGGGTGCCGGTGGGGGCGTACGCCCAACTCGTCCGCGCGGCAAGGGCGTTGGCGGTGCCGGTGCTGCTCGACACCAGCGGGGAGCCGCTGCGGCGCGGGGTGGCCGCGCGCCCCGACGTCGTGAAGCCGAACGCCGACGAACTGGCCGAACTCACCGGCGCGCACGAGCCGTCGCAGGCGACGCGGGATGCGCGTCGGCGTGGCGCGCACGCGGTGGTGGCCTCGCTGGGCGCGGAGGGCCTCCTGGCCCGTACGCCCGACGGCGACTGGCGGGCCGTCCCGCCCGGGCCGGTCCGCGGGAACCCGACGGGCGCGGGTGACTCCGTGGTCGCGGGCCTGCTATCGGGGCTGGTCGAACACTTACCGTGGCCGGACCGCCTGGCCCGGGCGGTGGCGCTGTCCGCGGCGACCGTACTGACCCCGGTGGCGGGGGAGTTCGACCGGTCGGCGTACGAGGAGTTGGTGGGGCGGGTGACTGTGACGGGGGAGGTGACCGCGGCGTGAGCGCCCCGCTTGGCCGCGGAAGCGCTCCGCTTGGCTGCGGAATGTTCGGCTGCGGGTGGGTGGGGGTTGCTCGCGCAGTTCCCCGCGCCCCTTATGAGGCAGAGTGTCGGCTGCGGGTGGGTGGGGGCTGGTCGCGCCGTTCCCCGCGCCCCTAAAAGACTGCGCCGTTCCCCGCGCCCCCAAAAAAACCTGCCCTAGCGCTTGACCTGGCCCGCCTTCAGGCTCAGTTGGTCCAGGAGTACGTCGCACTTGTCGCCGGTCTGGCAGGAGAGGGAGATCGTGTTGGTGCCCTTGTTGAGGGTCGGCCACGCGTAGGTCTGCGTCCAGCCCTTCTCGAACTCGCCCGCCCCGGCCTTCGCGAAGTTGCCGAGGTTCAGCTTGTTGCCGAACGGCTTGCCGTTGACGGTGAGGGTCATCTCCTGGTCGTCGCCGGCGGCGCTGTATACCGCGAAGAGGGTGTAGACACCGCCCTCAGGGATCCCGCTGACGGACCAGGTGACCTCGGAGCCGACCGTGTTGAGGCCCGTCACATAGATCCCGCCCGCGGAGCTCGCGCCGTCGACGTCCGACGCCGTCGTCACGCCGGAGCCCAGTTTCAGGGCCTTCGCGTCGATCGTCGGGAGGTCGGCCGGGGCCTCGCTCTCCTTCGTCGGCTCCGCGCTCGGCTCGACGCTCTGGCCGGGCGGCGGGGTCGAGCCCGTCGCGTCGCCGCCCTTGTCGTCGTCCGAGTCGCCGCCGAGCATCGCGATGCCGATGCCGATCACGACGGCGGCCACGACGGCGACGGCACCGATCAGCAGACCCTTGGTGTTGGGACCGCGGCCCCGGCCGCCACCGCCACCGCTACCGGCGTAGTCGGGCAGCGGCTCGTACGTGGTGGGCGCGCCGCCGGGGAAGGCCTCGGGCGCCGAGTAGTTCGCGTTCGGCTGGCCGTACGTCCCCTGCTGCGGGGGCACCTGCCCGTACTGCGCGGTGGGGGCTGTCGGCGCGGCGGGCTGGCCGTACTGGCGTTCACCGACCGGCCGCGACCTGTTGACCGAGCCGGGGTAGCCGTAGCCACCGCCGCCGCTCGGCGGCTGGGCTCCGGCGGCCTGACCGTCGGCGTACAGATAGCCGAACGGGTCGTCGTCCTCGGGCGTGCTCGCGCCGTTGTTGCCGGGCGTCATCCCTAGGTCTCCTAGCGGGTGCGGTTCAGATGCGGTACGGGGGATCGAAAGGCGAGCCTACCCTCCCCCAGTCTCGGATTCACTCGACCGGGGGGACCCCCATCCGGTGCCCCAAACGGGTGACTCGGCTCGCCTCGCATCGCTGACCTGCGGATCAGCCCGCACGCCTGTGCGCTTTGGGACGAGACCGTTTCTCTACGTACATCCGCTCGTCGGCGGACTGCAGGACCTCGTCCGCCGTCATGCCGCAGTGTGCCCACCCGATACCGAAGCTGGCACCGACCCGCACGGCCCGGCCGTCGACCCTGATGGGCTGGATGATCTCGTTCCGCAGCCGTACCGCGAGGTCCTGCGCGTCGGCGCGGCCGAGGCCGTCGGCGAGCACCACGAACTCGTCGCCGCCGAGCCGCGCGACCGTGTCCCCGTCGCGCACCGCGCCGCCGAGGCGCCGGGCCACCTCGATCAGCACCGCGTCGCCGGCGTTGTGCCCGAACCGGTCGTTGATCGACTTGAAGCCGTCGAGGTCGCAGAAGAGCACCGCGAGCCCCTTCGTCCCGTCGTCCACGTCGCCCTCCGGGGCGACGGTGTGCACATGGTGGTCGTAGGCGGCGAACCCGTCGTGGCCCGGCCGGTAGTCGAAGCCGTGCCCGTTCGCGTCGTACACGCCGACCGCACCGGCCGTGTCGTGCTCGGCCGGCGGGTGCCCGTACGCCGCGTCGATCGTGTCGACCACGCCGGGCTCCGTCGCCGCGGGCTTCGCGCACAGCCGGGAGCCGAGCCGGGCGCGCAGTTCGGCCGAGTTGGGCAGGCCGGTGAGCGAGTCGTGCGAGGCGCGGTGGGCGAGCTGCAACTCGCGGCGCTTGCGCTCCTCGATGTCCTCGACGTGGGTGAGCAGGAACCGCGGCCCGTCGGCGGCGTCCGCGACCACGCTGTTGCGCAGCGACACCCACAGGTACGTACCGTCGCGGCGACAGA from Streptomyces sp. NBC_00878 harbors:
- a CDS encoding 1-phosphofructokinase family hexose kinase, whose protein sequence is MILTVTLNTALDITYRVRGLRPHTSHRVTEVTERPGGKGLNVARVLAALGHEVTATGFAGGATGRAVQEQLTYTPGVVDALVPVAGATRRTIAVADTTTGDTTQLNEPGPSITSAEWSAFKEAYEHLLRSSSAVALCGSLPPGVPVGAYAQLVRAARALAVPVLLDTSGEPLRRGVAARPDVVKPNADELAELTGAHEPSQATRDARRRGAHAVVASLGAEGLLARTPDGDWRAVPPGPVRGNPTGAGDSVVAGLLSGLVEHLPWPDRLARAVALSAATVLTPVAGEFDRSAYEELVGRVTVTGEVTAA
- a CDS encoding carbohydrate-binding protein, which gives rise to MTPGNNGASTPEDDDPFGYLYADGQAAGAQPPSGGGGYGYPGSVNRSRPVGERQYGQPAAPTAPTAQYGQVPPQQGTYGQPNANYSAPEAFPGGAPTTYEPLPDYAGSGGGGGRGRGPNTKGLLIGAVAVVAAVVIGIGIAMLGGDSDDDKGGDATGSTPPPGQSVEPSAEPTKESEAPADLPTIDAKALKLGSGVTTASDVDGASSAGGIYVTGLNTVGSEVTWSVSGIPEGGVYTLFAVYSAAGDDQEMTLTVNGKPFGNKLNLGNFAKAGAGEFEKGWTQTYAWPTLNKGTNTISLSCQTGDKCDVLLDQLSLKAGQVKR